The Lutibacter sp. Hel_I_33_5 genome has a window encoding:
- the infB gene encoding translation initiation factor IF-2, producing MATLRLNKVLRELNISLDRAVEFLAKNGHEIEARPTAKISTEVYQVLLDGFETDASKKAASKEVGEEKRKEKEAMRLALEAKLEQKRLEEEKREEEKREKEKVLKAKAAKVEIKTVGKIDIDKKPVVKEAKKEEVKKVAVPEKEASEKEVPVKETAKEVKSEVAAKEEKKEEKKVVVEKPVEITAENAEAIKTQYKKLDGPKITGKKIDLKQFEKPKKKKPDPKAAAKTNDDAKKKRKRISKPVGNRGGQNRGNTGGNRAGGNRGGQNNRGRGRQQVVPKEELTEAQIQKQVRETLEKLQGKSSRGKGAKYRRNKRDAHREQTEAEQEAQSLDNKILKVTEFVTVSEVATMMDVPVTNIISSCMMLGMMVTMNQRLDAETLVIVAEEFNYKVEFIGAEVEESIVEVVDKEEDLVTRAPIITVMGHVDHGKTSLLDYIRKANVIDGESGGITQHIGAYSVNVGDQKIAFLDTPGHEAFTAMRARGAQVTDLVIIVAAADDDVMPQTKEAISHAQAAGVPIIFAINKIDKPNANPDNVKTQLSAMNLLIEDWGGSIQSQDISAKTGEGIPELLEKVLLEAEVLELKANPNKNAVGAVVEALLDKGRGYVSTILVQAGTLKIGDYILAGKHSGKVRAMFDDKGNNLKEAGPSTPVSILGLDGAPQAGDKFNVFDDEREAKQIASKRSQLQREQSVRTQKTLTLDEIGRRIALGDFKELNIILKGDVDGSVEALTDSFQKLSTEEIQVNIIHKGVGAITESDVLLASASDAIVIGFNVRPQGNARSVADKEEVDVRFYSIIYDAINELKDAMEGMLSPDMKEEISGNVEIREVYKISKVGNIAGCMVMSGKIFRDSKIRIIREGIVVHDGLLTSLKRFKDDVKEVAKGYDCGLQIKGYNDIVQGDVIEAYQEVAVKKKLK from the coding sequence ATGGCTACATTAAGGCTAAACAAAGTATTAAGAGAACTTAATATCTCATTAGATAGAGCTGTGGAGTTTCTTGCAAAGAACGGTCATGAGATCGAAGCAAGACCTACCGCTAAAATTTCTACTGAAGTATATCAAGTCTTGCTTGACGGTTTTGAAACTGATGCTAGTAAAAAAGCAGCTTCTAAAGAAGTAGGAGAAGAAAAACGCAAAGAAAAAGAAGCGATGCGTTTGGCGCTTGAAGCTAAATTAGAGCAAAAGAGGTTAGAAGAAGAGAAGAGAGAAGAGGAAAAGAGAGAGAAAGAGAAAGTTCTTAAAGCCAAAGCAGCCAAAGTTGAGATAAAAACGGTTGGTAAAATTGATATCGACAAAAAGCCAGTTGTTAAAGAAGCTAAAAAAGAAGAAGTTAAGAAAGTAGCAGTACCAGAAAAAGAAGCTTCAGAGAAAGAAGTTCCAGTAAAAGAAACTGCGAAAGAAGTTAAGTCAGAAGTTGCTGCAAAAGAAGAGAAGAAAGAAGAAAAGAAAGTTGTAGTAGAAAAACCTGTTGAAATAACAGCAGAAAATGCAGAGGCTATTAAAACTCAATATAAGAAGTTAGATGGACCAAAAATTACTGGAAAAAAAATCGACTTAAAACAGTTTGAAAAGCCTAAGAAGAAAAAACCAGATCCTAAAGCTGCCGCTAAAACTAATGATGACGCTAAAAAGAAGCGAAAAAGAATTAGTAAACCAGTAGGAAATAGAGGAGGTCAAAATAGAGGGAATACTGGTGGAAATAGAGCTGGTGGTAATAGAGGTGGACAAAATAATAGAGGAAGAGGAAGACAACAAGTTGTTCCAAAAGAAGAACTTACAGAAGCTCAAATTCAGAAACAAGTTAGAGAAACTTTAGAAAAACTTCAAGGAAAATCTAGCAGAGGAAAAGGAGCTAAGTATCGTAGAAATAAAAGAGATGCTCACAGAGAGCAAACAGAAGCAGAACAAGAAGCTCAATCATTAGATAACAAAATACTTAAAGTAACAGAATTTGTTACAGTAAGTGAAGTTGCTACCATGATGGATGTACCAGTAACAAATATTATTTCTTCATGTATGATGTTAGGAATGATGGTAACCATGAATCAGCGTTTAGATGCGGAAACCTTGGTAATTGTTGCGGAAGAGTTCAATTATAAAGTAGAATTTATTGGTGCAGAAGTAGAAGAGTCTATTGTTGAAGTTGTAGATAAGGAAGAAGATCTTGTAACACGTGCGCCAATTATTACAGTAATGGGTCACGTAGATCATGGTAAAACATCTTTGTTAGATTATATTAGAAAAGCAAATGTTATTGATGGAGAAAGTGGAGGGATTACTCAGCATATTGGTGCGTATTCAGTAAACGTAGGAGATCAGAAAATTGCATTTTTAGATACACCAGGTCACGAAGCCTTTACAGCGATGCGTGCACGTGGAGCTCAAGTAACAGATTTAGTAATTATTGTTGCTGCAGCTGATGATGATGTAATGCCGCAAACAAAAGAAGCAATTTCACATGCGCAAGCTGCTGGAGTGCCAATTATTTTTGCAATCAATAAAATTGATAAACCTAATGCGAATCCTGATAATGTGAAAACACAATTATCTGCGATGAACTTATTAATTGAAGATTGGGGTGGAAGCATTCAATCTCAAGATATTTCTGCTAAAACTGGAGAAGGAATTCCGGAATTATTAGAAAAAGTATTATTAGAAGCAGAGGTTTTAGAATTAAAAGCAAACCCAAATAAAAATGCAGTTGGTGCTGTAGTTGAAGCATTGTTAGATAAAGGTAGAGGATATGTTTCTACAATCTTAGTTCAAGCAGGTACTTTAAAAATTGGAGATTATATTTTAGCAGGAAAACATAGTGGTAAAGTAAGAGCTATGTTTGATGATAAAGGAAATAACCTAAAAGAAGCAGGGCCATCAACGCCAGTTTCTATTTTAGGATTAGACGGCGCGCCACAGGCAGGAGATAAATTTAATGTATTTGATGACGAGCGTGAAGCAAAACAAATTGCATCTAAACGTTCTCAATTACAACGTGAGCAGTCGGTTAGAACTCAGAAAACATTAACATTAGATGAAATCGGACGTAGAATTGCGTTAGGAGACTTTAAAGAATTAAACATTATCTTAAAAGGTGATGTTGATGGTTCAGTTGAAGCCTTAACAGATTCGTTCCAGAAATTATCTACAGAAGAAATACAAGTAAATATTATTCATAAAGGTGTTGGAGCCATTACAGAAAGTGATGTATTATTAGCATCAGCATCCGATGCAATTGTTATTGGATTTAATGTTCGTCCGCAAGGAAATGCACGTTCGGTTGCAGATAAAGAAGAAGTAGATGTTAGATTCTATTCTATTATTTATGACGCAATTAATGAGCTTAAAGATGCGATGGAAGGCATGTTGTCTCCAGACATGAAAGAAGAAATTAGTGGTAATGTTGAAATTAGAGAAGTGTATAAAATTTCTAAAGTTGGAAACATTGCAGGATGTATGGTAATGTCTGGTAAGATATTTAGAGATTCTAAAATTAGAATTATACGTGAAGGAATTGTTGTTCACGATGGTTTATTAACCTCTCTAAAACGATTTAAAGATGATGTTAAAGAAGTTGCAAAAGGATACGATTGTGGTCTTCAAATAAAAGGATATAATGATATTGTTCAAGGAGATGTTATTGAAGCATATCAAGAAGTAGCGGTTAAGAAAAAGTTGAAGTAA
- the nusA gene encoding transcription termination factor NusA has protein sequence MENIALIDSFSEFKDNKSIDRVTLMSILEEVFRAALKRKFGSDDNFDIIINPDKGDLEIWRNRIVVADGEVEEDNEEIELTAAQKIEPDFEIGEDVSEEVKLIDLGRRAILALRQNLISKIHEHDSTNVFKQFKELEGEIYSAEVHHIRHNAIILLDDDGNELVMPKSEQIRSDFFRKGDSVRGVIKSVELRGNKPAIILSRTSSLFLNKLFEQEIPEVFDGLITVEGVARIPGEKAKVAVDSYDDRIDPVGACVGMKGSRIHGIVRELGNENIDVINYTKNEQLFIARALSPAKVTSMEIKEYEEERNGKKGRVSVLLKPEEVSKAIGKGGVNIRLASELTGYEIDVQREGLEEEDVELTEFIDEIEDWVITEFKKIGLDTARSVLDTTVEELVKRTDLEEETILDVQRILKEEFED, from the coding sequence ATGGAAAATATAGCGCTAATTGATTCGTTTTCAGAATTTAAAGACAATAAAAGTATAGACAGAGTAACATTAATGTCTATTTTAGAAGAGGTTTTTAGAGCTGCATTAAAACGTAAATTTGGATCGGATGATAATTTTGATATTATTATAAATCCAGATAAAGGAGATTTAGAGATTTGGAGAAATAGAATCGTTGTTGCCGATGGTGAAGTAGAAGAAGATAATGAAGAAATAGAATTAACTGCAGCACAAAAAATAGAACCAGATTTTGAGATTGGTGAAGATGTATCTGAAGAGGTTAAGCTGATAGATTTAGGTAGAAGAGCTATTTTAGCATTGCGTCAGAATTTAATCTCTAAAATTCATGAGCACGATAGTACAAATGTGTTTAAGCAATTTAAAGAATTAGAAGGAGAGATTTATAGTGCAGAAGTTCATCATATTCGTCATAATGCAATTATTTTGTTAGATGATGATGGTAATGAATTGGTGATGCCAAAGAGCGAACAAATTCGTTCAGATTTCTTTAGAAAAGGAGATTCAGTTCGTGGAGTTATAAAATCGGTAGAATTAAGAGGTAATAAGCCAGCAATTATTTTATCAAGAACATCATCATTGTTCTTAAATAAATTATTCGAACAAGAAATTCCTGAAGTTTTTGACGGATTAATTACAGTTGAAGGAGTTGCAAGAATTCCTGGAGAAAAAGCAAAAGTAGCTGTTGATTCTTATGATGATAGAATTGATCCTGTTGGAGCTTGTGTTGGTATGAAAGGATCTAGAATTCATGGAATTGTTCGTGAATTAGGAAACGAAAATATTGATGTTATCAATTACACCAAAAATGAACAGTTATTTATTGCAAGAGCATTAAGCCCTGCAAAAGTAACGTCAATGGAAATAAAGGAATACGAAGAAGAGAGAAATGGTAAAAAAGGACGAGTAAGCGTTTTATTAAAACCAGAAGAAGTTTCTAAAGCTATTGGTAAAGGTGGTGTAAACATTCGTTTAGCAAGTGAGTTAACTGGATATGAGATTGATGTTCAGAGAGAAGGGTTAGAAGAAGAAGATGTTGAATTGACAGAATTTATAGATGAAATTGAAGATTGGGTAATTACCGAATTTAAGAAAATTGGTTTAGATACTGCAAGAAGTGTATTAGACACTACAGTAGAAGAATTAGTGAAAAGAACGGATTTAGAAGAGGAAACTATTTTAGACGTACAAAGAATCTTAAAAGAAGAGTTCGAAGATTAA
- the rimP gene encoding ribosome assembly cofactor RimP, with product MKEQKVRDLVEEAVLENDSLFLIDVLFLANNKIRVIVDGDEGIPIKECIRINRYIENNLDREEEDFALEVTSPDISHPLLLLRQYQKNIGRILKVKTEEEKYEGTLTNVTDKEIVLEWKAREPKPIGKGKVTVAKKISLEYTHIKEAKVKIIF from the coding sequence ATGAAAGAACAGAAAGTTAGAGACTTAGTTGAAGAAGCGGTATTAGAGAATGATTCTTTGTTTTTAATCGATGTGCTTTTTTTAGCAAATAACAAAATAAGAGTTATTGTTGATGGAGATGAAGGGATACCTATTAAAGAGTGTATTAGAATAAATAGGTATATAGAGAATAACTTAGACAGAGAAGAAGAAGATTTTGCTTTAGAGGTTACATCACCAGATATTTCACACCCTTTATTATTGTTAAGACAATATCAAAAGAATATAGGTAGGATATTAAAAGTAAAAACAGAAGAAGAAAAGTACGAAGGGACGCTAACCAATGTAACAGATAAAGAAATTGTCTTAGAATGGAAAGCAAGAGAGCCCAAGCCTATAGGTAAAGGAAAGGTTACCGTAGCAAAGAAAATAAGTTTAGAGTACACACATATTAAAGAAGCTAAAGTTAAGATTATATTTTAA
- a CDS encoding DUF2723 domain-containing protein: protein MTTSNYNKWNIILGWIVFAIALITYTLTLEPTVSAWDCGEYISTAVKLEVGHPPGAPLFQMLGAFFAMFTNDVTQIAKMVNFMSGLASAFTILFMFWTITNLAKKLAIKSGELTESKYIAILGSAVVGSLAYTFSDSFWFSAVEGEVYAMSSFLMALLFWLGLKWESEINTYRGNKWLVLISFVVGLSFGVHILSLLVIPAIVLLYFFKTYKNINIKTTAIATVISVLVLAFVFKFLFPFTLKFFSASELFFINSVGLPFNSGSIIAGIILIGLFYFGLNYTRKHEKIMTNTLILSVLFIMIGFSSWLMLPIRANANTTINENDPSSARELLAYYNREQYGDANVFYDTYYSNRYSQEQDALNPTRDDKPKYEKKNGKYVIVNKYKDALPNWSGKHKGFIPRMVNPASEKMYKAIAGIPENSRRRPTFVENIKFMMSYQFGYMYGRYFMWNFVGRQNDVQGNLDMFNGNWLSGINPIDEARLGSQRSLPTDVKENKGRNKYYFLPFILGIIGLLYQLKWDKKNFYTLLIFFLFTGAAIIFYTNPKPFEPRERDYAVVGSFYIFAVWIGFGVLALYEKLKQFADKKTIAIAVSAVSLIAVPTLMASQNWDDHDRSNRYTAHLNAQAYLESCDPNAIMFTIGDNDTFPLWYMQEVEGFRTDIKLVNTSLFQTDWYIDQMKKKTYKADPIPSKLKHDQYKYGTLDAAYYFDELAAIPKDSVLDLNIFMRWLSSTNERTFYDLEDDGLPEKILPTKNIRIPVNKENALKYGIVAPKDADKIVDYIDITIDRAIQKNAILMLDILNNFDWKRPIYFTGGSNADNEYIWLKDYLQLDGLAYKFVPIKTSIKDKSMFDMGRIDPEKMYTNVKKWNWRNINDGKIYLDEQTKRNSISFRNNLMRLSEAFAAEGDTIKAIEVLDLSLEKFPIEKFDHYSLALGYPEIYYKLGETEKARKTAEILIGLFKEKLHWYSTFSTEDTNIIFDEIDTNLYMYRNILGQIEKADSDKEYLEKLQDGFIESVKLFSHLMPDEDETKQALDSINP, encoded by the coding sequence ATGACCACATCAAACTATAATAAATGGAACATTATCCTTGGATGGATTGTTTTTGCTATTGCTTTAATTACATACACACTAACGTTAGAACCCACGGTAAGCGCTTGGGATTGTGGAGAATACATCTCTACAGCAGTTAAATTAGAAGTTGGTCATCCACCTGGAGCACCTTTGTTTCAAATGCTCGGTGCATTTTTTGCAATGTTTACAAATGATGTAACTCAGATTGCTAAAATGGTGAATTTCATGTCTGGTTTAGCCAGTGCATTTACCATTTTATTTATGTTTTGGACGATTACCAATTTGGCTAAAAAATTAGCAATAAAATCTGGTGAACTTACCGAAAGTAAATACATTGCAATTTTAGGGAGTGCAGTAGTTGGTTCTTTAGCCTATACTTTTTCAGACAGTTTCTGGTTTAGTGCAGTAGAAGGAGAAGTATATGCAATGTCCTCTTTTTTAATGGCTTTATTGTTTTGGCTAGGGTTAAAATGGGAAAGTGAAATAAACACTTATAGAGGTAATAAATGGTTAGTATTAATAAGTTTTGTAGTTGGTTTATCCTTTGGTGTCCATATCTTATCACTATTAGTAATACCTGCAATTGTATTATTATACTTCTTTAAAACCTATAAAAATATCAATATTAAAACTACTGCAATTGCAACAGTAATTTCTGTATTGGTTTTAGCTTTTGTTTTTAAATTTTTATTTCCGTTTACTCTAAAATTCTTCAGTGCATCAGAATTATTTTTCATCAATTCTGTTGGATTACCATTTAATTCAGGAAGTATCATTGCCGGAATAATTTTAATAGGGTTGTTTTACTTCGGATTAAACTATACTCGTAAGCATGAGAAAATAATGACAAACACATTAATATTATCTGTGTTATTTATTATGATTGGTTTTTCTTCGTGGTTAATGTTGCCAATTAGAGCAAATGCAAATACTACTATTAATGAAAACGACCCATCCTCTGCAAGAGAGTTGTTGGCGTATTATAATAGAGAACAATATGGCGATGCCAACGTTTTTTATGATACTTATTATTCTAATAGATATTCTCAAGAGCAAGATGCATTAAATCCAACTAGAGATGATAAGCCAAAATACGAAAAGAAAAATGGCAAATATGTTATTGTAAATAAGTACAAAGACGCACTTCCAAATTGGTCTGGTAAGCATAAAGGTTTTATACCTAGAATGGTAAATCCTGCATCCGAAAAAATGTATAAAGCTATTGCAGGAATACCCGAAAATAGTAGAAGACGACCCACTTTTGTTGAGAACATCAAATTTATGATGAGCTATCAATTTGGATATATGTATGGGCGTTATTTTATGTGGAATTTTGTTGGACGACAGAATGATGTCCAAGGGAACTTAGATATGTTTAATGGGAATTGGCTAAGCGGAATTAACCCTATAGATGAAGCTAGATTAGGCTCTCAAAGAAGTTTACCAACCGATGTAAAAGAAAATAAAGGAAGAAATAAATATTACTTTTTACCTTTTATTTTAGGAATTATTGGCCTCTTATATCAGTTAAAATGGGATAAAAAGAATTTTTACACATTGTTAATCTTTTTCTTATTTACTGGAGCTGCGATAATTTTCTATACAAATCCTAAACCTTTTGAACCCAGAGAACGTGATTACGCCGTAGTAGGATCCTTCTATATTTTTGCCGTTTGGATTGGTTTTGGAGTTTTAGCACTGTATGAAAAACTGAAACAGTTTGCTGATAAAAAAACAATAGCAATTGCTGTTTCTGCTGTTTCACTTATAGCTGTACCAACATTAATGGCTTCACAGAATTGGGATGACCATGATAGATCTAATCGATATACAGCTCATTTAAATGCACAAGCATATTTAGAAAGTTGCGATCCAAATGCGATTATGTTTACCATAGGTGATAACGATACGTTTCCACTTTGGTATATGCAAGAAGTAGAAGGCTTTAGAACCGATATAAAATTAGTGAACACAAGTCTATTCCAAACGGATTGGTACATAGACCAAATGAAGAAAAAAACATACAAAGCAGATCCAATTCCTTCAAAATTGAAACACGATCAATACAAATATGGAACTTTAGATGCTGCATATTATTTTGATGAATTAGCCGCTATACCAAAAGATTCTGTTTTAGACTTAAACATTTTTATGCGTTGGTTAAGTAGCACTAATGAGCGAACTTTCTATGATTTAGAAGATGATGGTTTACCAGAAAAAATTCTTCCTACAAAAAACATTAGAATTCCTGTTAATAAAGAAAATGCGTTGAAATACGGAATTGTTGCTCCAAAGGATGCAGACAAAATAGTTGATTATATTGACATAACTATTGATAGAGCAATTCAAAAGAACGCTATATTGATGTTAGATATTTTAAATAATTTTGACTGGAAACGCCCTATTTATTTTACTGGCGGATCTAATGCTGATAATGAATATATTTGGCTAAAAGACTATTTACAACTTGATGGTTTAGCGTATAAATTTGTTCCTATAAAAACCTCTATTAAAGATAAATCTATGTTTGATATGGGTAGAATAGACCCAGAAAAAATGTATACTAATGTTAAGAAATGGAACTGGAGAAATATTAATGATGGTAAGATTTATTTGGACGAGCAAACAAAACGAAATTCTATTTCTTTCCGTAATAATTTAATGCGCTTGTCCGAAGCTTTTGCTGCAGAAGGTGACACCATTAAAGCTATAGAAGTTTTAGATTTATCATTAGAAAAATTTCCGATAGAGAAATTTGATCATTATAGTCTAGCTTTAGGATATCCAGAAATTTATTACAAATTAGGAGAAACTGAAAAAGCTAGAAAAACTGCCGAAATATTAATTGGTCTTTTTAAAGAAAAACTACATTGGTATAGTACTTTTTCTACCGAAGACACCAATATAATTTTCGACGAAATTGATACTAACTTATACATGTATAGAAATATTTTAGGTCAGATTGAAAAAGCAGATTCTGACAAAGAATATTTAGAAAAATTACAAGACGGATTTATTGAAAGTGTAAAACTTTTTAGTCATTTAATGCCCGATGAAGATGAAACTAAACAAGCTCTAGACAGTATTAATCCGTAA
- a CDS encoding polysaccharide deacetylase family protein: MSYFIKTPDIVQRLFSKYIWRFSSNKKELYLTFDDGPTPEITTFVLEELKKYNAKATFFCIGKNIKNHPTIFKQLLDEGHSVGNHTQNHLNGWKSSNATYVENVLLCKKEIQQFNNSINKQLFRPPYGKIKPSQSKKLRKLGYKIIMWDVLSADFDTKISKEKCLDNVLKNTQNGSIIIFHDSKKASEKLQFVLPKVLNEFSKKGYVFKRI, translated from the coding sequence ATGTCTTATTTTATAAAAACGCCAGATATAGTGCAGAGACTTTTCTCTAAATATATCTGGCGTTTTTCTTCTAACAAAAAAGAACTCTACCTCACTTTTGATGATGGACCAACTCCAGAAATTACAACTTTTGTTTTGGAGGAATTAAAAAAGTACAATGCAAAAGCTACTTTTTTTTGTATTGGAAAAAACATTAAAAATCATCCTACTATTTTTAAGCAATTATTAGATGAAGGACATTCAGTCGGAAATCACACTCAAAACCACCTAAACGGCTGGAAAAGTAGCAATGCTACTTATGTAGAAAATGTTTTGTTGTGTAAAAAAGAAATTCAACAATTCAACAATTCAATAAATAAACAATTGTTTCGTCCTCCTTATGGAAAAATAAAACCGAGTCAATCTAAAAAACTAAGAAAACTTGGTTACAAAATTATTATGTGGGATGTTCTCAGTGCAGATTTTGACACTAAAATCTCAAAAGAGAAATGTTTAGATAATGTTTTAAAAAATACACAAAACGGAAGTATTATTATTTTTCATGACAGTAAAAAAGCATCAGAAAAGCTACAATTTGTATTACCAAAAGTATTAAACGAGTTTTCTAAAAAAGGCTATGTTTTTAAAAGAATTTGA
- a CDS encoding co-chaperone YbbN, protein MTKFGELISVEKPVLIDFYFDWNDANTTIDTLRDVAAALGDKAKVIKIDIKKNEILADALRVKGNPTFMIYKNGEMKWRQTGEQDADTLIDLVQEYV, encoded by the coding sequence ATGACAAAATTTGGAGAGTTAATTAGTGTAGAAAAACCAGTCTTAATAGATTTCTATTTCGATTGGAATGATGCTAATACAACTATAGATACACTAAGAGATGTTGCTGCCGCTTTAGGAGATAAAGCAAAGGTGATTAAAATAGATATTAAAAAGAATGAAATACTTGCCGACGCACTTCGTGTAAAAGGAAATCCTACGTTTATGATTTATAAAAATGGTGAGATGAAATGGCGTCAAACAGGAGAACAAGATGCCGATACACTAATTGATTTGGTTCAAGAATACGTTTAA
- a CDS encoding metallophosphoesterase, with protein MPTRVIITLIIITFLIVILEFYTFQALKTVSKYRVLRWSVLVISLIIYANFFYVVFTTPRTVGQTKGFQWGLGMLLTVLVPKIFILVTLFGEDVVRWIQKLISVASSNETKSLAGRRKFISQIALGLAAIPFAGFLYGIIKGKHNYKVLKYQLTFKDLPDAFDGFTITQISDIHSGSFTNKEKIQYGVDLINQQKSDLMLFTGDIVNNEATEMDNWIETFSQLEAPYGKYSVLGNHDYGDYMKWKTPEEKIANFKAVKDIHPRIGFELLLDEHRYIEKDGQRIALLGVENWGKGFNQSGDLKKASANIKKDDFKILMTHDPSHWEYKVKEDDFNYHLTLSGHTHGLQFGIEIPGFIKWSPSKYVYKQWAGLYEEFGRYINVNRGFGFHAFPGRVGIWPEVTVIELKKA; from the coding sequence ATGCCAACAAGAGTGATTATCACCTTAATCATTATTACTTTTTTAATTGTAATCTTAGAATTTTACACATTTCAGGCTTTAAAAACAGTTTCTAAATACAGAGTTTTACGTTGGAGTGTTTTAGTAATATCACTAATTATTTATGCTAACTTTTTTTATGTGGTATTTACTACGCCAAGAACAGTAGGTCAAACTAAAGGATTTCAATGGGGATTAGGAATGTTATTAACGGTTTTGGTTCCTAAGATATTTATTTTAGTGACGTTGTTTGGAGAAGATGTGGTTCGTTGGATTCAGAAATTAATTTCGGTTGCCTCTTCAAATGAAACAAAATCATTGGCGGGTAGAAGAAAATTTATTTCTCAAATAGCATTGGGATTAGCTGCAATTCCGTTTGCAGGGTTTTTATACGGAATCATTAAAGGAAAACACAATTACAAGGTTTTAAAATATCAATTAACTTTTAAGGATTTACCTGATGCTTTTGATGGTTTTACGATCACGCAAATTTCAGATATACATTCAGGAAGTTTTACCAATAAAGAAAAAATTCAATATGGCGTTGATTTAATCAATCAGCAAAAATCTGATTTAATGCTTTTTACAGGAGATATTGTAAATAATGAAGCTACCGAAATGGATAATTGGATAGAAACCTTTTCTCAATTAGAAGCACCTTACGGAAAATACTCAGTTTTAGGAAATCATGATTATGGAGATTATATGAAATGGAAAACGCCAGAAGAAAAAATAGCCAATTTTAAAGCAGTAAAAGATATTCACCCAAGAATAGGTTTCGAATTATTGCTAGATGAACACAGATACATCGAAAAAGACGGACAAAGAATTGCACTTTTAGGTGTAGAAAACTGGGGAAAAGGATTTAATCAATCAGGTGATTTAAAAAAGGCTTCAGCAAATATCAAAAAAGACGATTTTAAAATTTTAATGACGCACGACCCAAGTCATTGGGAATATAAAGTAAAAGAAGACGATTTTAATTATCACTTAACCTTAAGCGGTCATACACACGGATTACAATTCGGAATCGAAATTCCAGGTTTCATAAAATGGAGCCCATCAAAATATGTCTATAAACAATGGGCAGGTTTGTATGAAGAATTTGGAAGGTACATAAATGTAAATCGTGGATTTGGTTTTCACGCATTTCCAGGGCGTGTTGGAATCTGGCCAGAAGTAACCGTAATTGAGTTGAAAAAGGCTTGA
- a CDS encoding serine hydrolase: MSLAWKIVIGVVVFVILAIAGFSYWFINYELKIDDLVISQEETTIVKVEKADEWLQKLQKDNKFNGAVLLIKNDTILLKKTYGFTDFTKSEKLTNNSSFRLASVSKQFTATGIMLLKEQGKLNFDDAIIKYLPSLTYSSVTIRNLLNHTSGVPDIYMDFPKKYKKEIGEVLTISKMVTLLAKEGKPLKNKPNEVYQYNNTGYVLLAAIIERISEKSFEDFMQVELFDKLNMKNTRVWNLVSKGSTFENKTKSFDNVMGETFDLKPGILDGIAGDGGIFSSIDDFVIWNQFWYKNDLLSEETMKEAYKMPVLNNGKESDYGFGWVITKNKAVWHNGSWLGARTLIVRNEQLKNCMVVLDNSSNVNKDNIANQLVKVLK; this comes from the coding sequence ATGAGTTTAGCGTGGAAAATTGTAATCGGAGTAGTGGTTTTTGTAATCTTAGCAATTGCTGGTTTTTCCTACTGGTTTATTAATTATGAACTAAAAATTGATGATTTAGTTATAAGCCAAGAAGAGACTACTATTGTTAAAGTTGAAAAAGCAGATGAATGGTTGCAAAAACTTCAGAAAGACAATAAATTTAATGGTGCAGTTTTACTCATTAAAAACGATACTATTTTATTGAAAAAAACCTATGGTTTTACAGATTTTACAAAATCTGAAAAGCTAACAAATAATTCCTCTTTTAGATTAGCATCGGTTTCAAAACAGTTTACTGCTACTGGAATTATGTTATTGAAAGAGCAAGGAAAACTAAATTTTGATGATGCAATTATAAAATACCTACCATCATTAACATATAGTTCAGTTACGATTAGAAATTTATTAAACCACACTTCTGGCGTTCCAGATATTTATATGGACTTTCCTAAAAAGTATAAGAAAGAGATTGGTGAAGTATTAACTATTTCTAAAATGGTAACATTATTAGCAAAAGAAGGAAAACCGTTAAAAAATAAACCCAATGAAGTGTATCAATATAATAATACAGGCTATGTTTTATTAGCGGCGATTATTGAGCGTATTTCTGAAAAATCATTTGAAGATTTTATGCAAGTTGAGTTATTTGATAAACTAAATATGAAAAATACTAGAGTTTGGAACTTAGTTTCTAAAGGTTCAACATTCGAAAATAAAACAAAGTCTTTTGATAATGTTATGGGAGAAACATTTGATTTAAAACCTGGAATTTTAGATGGGATTGCTGGAGATGGTGGAATATTTTCTAGCATTGATGATTTTGTAATTTGGAATCAGTTTTGGTATAAAAATGACTTGCTTTCAGAAGAAACCATGAAAGAAGCTTATAAAATGCCTGTCTTAAATAATGGTAAAGAAAGCGATTATGGTTTTGGTTGGGTAATTACTAAAAATAAAGCTGTATGGCATAATGGTTCTTGGTTAGGAGCAAGAACGTTAATTGTGAGAAATGAACAGTTAAAAAACTGTATGGTTGTTTTAGATAATTCGTCTAATGTAAACAAAGATAATATTGCAAATCAACTAGTAAAAGTTTTAAAGTAA